The window CCTCGGCGTCACCGCGCTGGCGATGGCCGTGATCTGGACGTTCGGCTTCCTCGGGCTGGCGGGTATCCCGTTCAACCAGATCATGATCTCGGTGCCGCCGTTGCTCTTAGCGGTCGGGATCGACTTCGGGATCCACGCGATCAACCGCTACCGCGAGGACCGGGCGACCGGTCTCGGCATCGAGTCGGCGATGCAGCGGGCGACCGATCAGCTGCTCGTCGCCTTCTTCATCGTCACCGGGACGACCGTCATCGGCTTCCTCTCGAATCTCGCCTCGGACCTGCCGCCGATCCGCGACTTCGGCATCGTCGCGGGCGTCGGCATCGTCTTCACGTTCTTCATCTTCGGCATCTTCCTCCCGGCGGCGAAGGTCTGGATGGACCGCCGCCGCGAGGGCTGGCCGATCCCGACGTTCAGCCAGCGCCCGCTGGGCGAGGAGGGGTCGGCGCTCGGCGAGGTGCTCTCCGTCGGCGTGTTCGCCGCCCGGAAGACGCCCGTGCTGCTGCTCGTCGTCGCGCTGCTGTTCAGCGCGGGCGCGGCGGGGTACGCCACCGGCGTCGACACCTCGTTCTCCCAGGAGGACTTCCTCCCGCCCGAGGAGGTCTCGCCGCTCCTGAAGTCGCTGCCGGAGCCGTTCGCGCCGAGCGACTACGGCGTCGTCGGGACGCTGAACTTCCTTGAGGACAAGTTCACGAGCACGCAGGGGGGATCTGTCACCATATACCTCGAGGGCCGTATGGAGAACGACGCGGCCCTCGAACGGATCCACCGCGCGGGCGAGGACCCGCCCTCGGAGTTCGTCACCGACGGAAACCGCCGCGCCGAGTCGACGAGCATCGTGACGATCATCCGAGAGCACGCCGAACGGGATCCGGAGTTCCAGGCGCTCGTCGAGCGCAACGACCGCAACGACAACGGCGTCCCCGACGACAACCTGGATACGATCTACCGCGAACTGGAGGCCTCGTCGTCTGGCGACCGCGCCTCGCAGTACCTGGCCGACGACCGCCGCAGCGCGCGCATCGTGTACACGGTGTCGGCGGACGTCTCAGACCAGGAGGCCGTGGCCGCGGCCGAGGAGGTCTCAGAGCGCTTCCGCGAGGACACGACGCCCACGGGCCAGACGGTCGTCTTCCAGGCGGTCTCCGATCTCATCTTCGAGTCCGCGATCACGAGCCTCGCGCTCGCGCTCGGGCTGACGGTCGTGTTCCTGGTGGTCATCTACTGGGTGCTGGAGGGGCTCCCCTCGCTCGGCGTCGCGAACCTGGCGCCGATCGTCGTCGCGGTCGCGTCGGTCGCGGGGACGATGCGCCTCTTGGGGATCTCCTTTAACGCCTTCACCGCGACGATCCTCTCTCTCACCATCGGGTTGGGCATCGACTACTCGGTCCACGTCGTCCACCGGTTCGTCGACGAGCGCCGCGAGCGCGCGCTGGTCCCCGCGCTCCGGCGGACGGTCATCGGCACCGGCGGCGCGCTCCTGGGCAGTATGGCGACGACGGCGTTCGGCATCGGCGTGCTCGTCCTCGCCGTCCTCTCGGTGCTCGGCCAGTTCGGCGTCCTGACCGCCATCTCGATCGTCTACTCCTTCCTGGCGTCGCTTCTCGTCCTCCCGTCGGCGCTGGTGGTCTGGGACCGCCTCGTCAACGGCGATCCCGACGTGCCGATGGGGTACCCCGCGGCGGACTCGACCGCCGAATCGACGTCCACGGGTCGAATCGACGACGCCGACACGGCCGAGGGGGGAACGCTATGAACGCCACAGTCACGCACGCGATCGACGGGGGGCGACCGTGAACCCGGCCGACGCAGCCGACGTGTCGGACGTCTCCGAGCACGACGCCGTCGCCGCGCTCGAACGCCTCGGGCTGTCGAACTACGCGGCGCGCGTGTTCGTGGCGCTCCAGCGCCTCGGCGTCGGGACGGCCAGGCAGATCCACGAGGACACCGAGGTCCCCCGCTCGCAGGTGTACGGCGCGGCGGAGGAACTCACCGACCTCGGCCTCGTCGAACTCCAGCAGTCGACGCCGAAGCGCTACCGGCCGGTCGACCTCGACACGGCCCGGCGGCAGCTCGCCGAGGCGCTGAAATCCGAGGCCGACCGGGCCTTCTCGTTCCTCAGAGCGCAGCGCAGCGCTCGCAGCGAGCGCGAGACGCGCGACGACGTGTGGACCACGCGCGGACGCGAACCGATCAACGGCCGCGTCACCGAACTTGCCAGGCAGGCGACCGACACCGTGTTGTTCGCGGCCCCCGACCCGGCGTTCGTCCCCGACGATCTGATCGCGGTGCTCGAAGCGCGCGTCGACGACGGCGTGTCAGTTCGCGTCGTAAGCGAGAGTCCGGCGGTCAGAGAGACGTTCTCGGACGTCGCCGGCGTCGAGGTGGACGCGGCGATGGACTCCCAGCCGATGGAGTACACCGGTCGGGTCCTCCTGGTCGACGATCGGGCCGTCCTGCTGTCGGCCGTGTCGCCGACGGAAGCCGCCGAGGAGACGGCCATCTGGTCCGCCGACACGGCGATGGCGGACATCCTCGTGCGGGCGATCGCCGGCAACATCGACTCGTTCGTCCGCGACGGGGACGCCCCGGCGTGAGCTATCGTACCGTTTGCAAGTCTTCGCCCACACGATCGCGCGACGACGTGCGATCGGATGTGCGACCGGTTGCAAGCGCTACTACACTTCCGGCGACGCTCACCAGCGGACCTCGAACCCGGACTCGGCCTCCGGCTCCTCGTAGGTCACGTCGACGTCCTCGACGGACGCCGCCGGACTTCCCGTGTGACACCACTCGATCAGCTCCTCGACGGCCGGTTCCGGCCCCTCGAAGACCGCCTCCACGCGACCGTCGTCGAGGTTTCGGACCCAGCCGTCGACGTCGCGGTCGCGGGCCGCGTCCCGCGTCGACGCCCGGTAGTAGACGCCCTGGACGGTTCCGCTGACGAAGACGTGCGCTCTGATGCGGTCGTCGCTCATCCCGGGACGACGTACGCGAGTCGACCGAAAGAGCGTGTCGGCTCGGCGGGTCCGGTCTGTGGATTTCTGTTGGAAAATATAACCTATTAGTCTCCTCTTTTTTCATATAGACTGACAATTACAATACCCCGAACCGCTGTCTTATGCTCCCAGAATGGCCACCCGCGACATCGGCGCTACGCTCCGAGAGAGAAGTGAACGCTCCACCCAGGCAGACGTCGTATTCTCGGCCCTGAGCAACCGCCGTCGACGACTGGCCGTTTCCGTGCTGCAGGAGGCAGACGCCCCCCTGGACATCGGCACGCTCTCGACGCGGATCGCCGCCCGGGAAAACGACGTTGATCCCGCCGCCGTCACTCACCGGCAGCGAAAGAGCGTCTACACCTCCCTCCACCAGAACCACCTCCCGAAGCTCGCCGACACCGGCTTCGTCGCCGCGGAACGCGAGTGGGTGGACATCCGCCTCACGGACCGGGCCGATGTCCTCGAATCGCACCTCCGACCGACCGATCAGTCGCCGCGTTCCTACTGGCCGGTGGCGCTCGCGACTGGCATCTGCACGACCGCGGCCGTCGCCCTCTTTCCCGGGTCCACGCTTCCGGGCGTCGCGGGTGCGGTCCTCGCGACGCTGTCGGTGACCCTCGTCTGTCTGGTCGCCTTCTGACCGTTCTTGGAGAATCGGGGCGCAGGCTCGCGTCGAACGTGTAACGGAGACCTGTCAGTCAGTTATAGAGACGCTATCGGGGTTAATGCGAGGCTTTCTCACGCGGTATCCCGCCAATACTCACGGTACATATCGGTCTATCTGCAGTCAGCCCCGGTCGACCGTACCTGTCCCCGGGGAGACACGTATGTACGACTCAGATAGACGCCCCTCCGACAGCGTATCGATATGACAGACAAGACACGAATACGGCTGTTAGCGGTGCTTGCGGCGATGTTTATGATCACGTCACCGATGGCCGGCGTCGCCGGCGCGTCTGCCGTCAGTGACGCTGGGATGTCGCACGCGGTTGGATCGGACCAGGTGAAGCAGCCACAGCTCGATCCGCCAATACCGGATGACAGCGCAGACGCCGCATCCCAGACAGAGACACAACAACGGGCCATCCAACCGGTAGAGGAACAGGCCGCTATACAGACCAGTGGAGAATTGGCCGAGATACAACCGTCAGGGTTCGATAAAGAGACGGTACTCTCCGGGTTGAACCAGCCCACAGCAACCACGTTCCTGCCGGACGGCCGAATGCTCCTCTTACAGAAGGGCGGCGAGGTGCTGATCGTCAACCCGGACACTGGGGCGACCTCTCCGTATATGTCGATCACAGACCTCGACACCGCCGGTGAGGAGGGGCTGATCGACATCACGCTCGATCCGAACTTCCAGCAGAACAACTACATCTACATCTATTACACGCCCGAATCCAGTGGTAAGAACCGAATCGCTCGGTTCACTCACCAGGAGAACGGCGGTGGCCTCCAGAGCACCGCGGATCCGTCGAGCGAGTTCGTGGTCTGGGAGGACAACAGCGAACGAAAGAGTAACTATCACCACGGTGGTGGCCTCGACTTCGGCCCCGACGGGAAACTCTACCTGACCATCGGGGAGGAGGTCGATGGAAACCAAGCACAGGACCTGACCGAGGCCGGCGGCTCCGTAATCCGCGTCAATAAGGACGGAACGATCCCGCAGGACAACCCGTTCGTCGACGGTCCCGGTGGAAACGTCGACGCGATCTGGGCGTACGGCCTGCGCAACCCCTTCCGTGCGGAGTGGGACCTCCAAGCAGAGAATCCGCGCTACTACATCGCCGAGGTCGGTGGGAACGATCAGGCCACCGCTCAGGAGGACCTCCACATCGGCGAGAAGGGCGCCAACTACGGCTGGCCCGATTGCGAAGGTGCGTGTGATAACCCCGATTACACCGACGCGCTGTACACCTACTCACACGAGGGATCCGGCGCCTCGATCACCGGAGGCGTCGTCTACCACGGTGACCAATTCCCCAGCCAGTACGAGGGGACCTACTTCTTCGCCGACTACGTCCGCGGCTGGATGAAGTACCTCACCTTCGACAGCTCCGGAGAGGTCCAGAGCGTCAACACGTTCGACGACAACGCCGGGGCGGTCGTCGAGATCGACCAGGGACCGGACGGGTCGCTGTACTACCTCGACATCGCCTCCGGAACGCTCCAGAAGGTCTCCTACGACGCGACGACCGACGCTGAACCGACGCTCGACTCCATCGGAACTACGTTCGTCGACGAAGGCCAGACGAAACAGGTCACGGTCAGCGCGTCCGACGCGGACGGCGACCCGCTGACGCTGTCCGCCGAGAACCTCCCGGGATTCGCCTCGTTCACCGACAACGGCGACGGCACGGGCACGCTCACGCTCGCCCCGCAGTCGGGTGAGGCCGGCCAGTACCAGGCGACTGTCTCCGTCAGCGACGGCGACGACACTGACAGCGAGACGTTCACGATCTCCGTCCTCGAACCGGGTATGGATCAGGTCGCCTACCGGGTCCACGCGGGGGCTGGAACGATCGCGGCGGTTGATAACGGACCCGACTGGGAGTCGGACACGACGTATATGCAGACCCTCGGTGACACGTCTGACTGGTCGGGCACGACCTACACCGTCGACGACTCGGTCCCGGCGAGCACGCCCGACGCCGTCTTCGAGACGGAACGCTGGCCCTCGTCCGGGTCGACTATCGAGTACGATTTCCCCGTCACGCAGGGTGAGACCTACGAGGTCCGCCTGTACTTCATCGAGCAGTACAGCGAGGCCCAGGACGTCGGCGATCGGGTTATGGACGTCTCACTGGAGGGTCAGACGGTCCTGAACGACTACGACATCGTCGCCGACGCCGGCTACAAGACGGGCACGATGCAGAACTTCACCGTCACAGCCAGCGACGGGACGCTCGACCTCTCGTTCGACCAGGACGGCGGGACCCACAACCCGCTGATGTACGGCGTCGAGATCGTCAAGCAGAGTCCCGACAACGACCAGCCGACGGCGTCGTTCACCTACTCGCCGTCCGATCCCACGACGGGCGAGTCGGTGAGCTTCGACGCCGCGGGATCGAGCGACTCCGACGGCTCGATCCAGAGCTACGACTGGGATTTCGACGGTGACGGGA is drawn from Halobellus limi and contains these coding sequences:
- a CDS encoding efflux RND transporter permease subunit is translated as MDLDYQRFVDWADDKIVNSPKRVMLTFLLVTVLFAGGLGNVSTEAGTQQFAEDIPAADALERIENEFEPPFSPDPGSTQLVQRDRNVLSKGSMLAMLRAQRALEDRDDMYVSSTSSAAAVVAQTIDPEATTLERQITALERATGADVRQAVRENADNPRFTGTVSNDFNARSASASATIGVVQHDLPGGAGGGTAGQSGDSPLTPIQNDAQRIIDAELDADITVFGSGIIADEFGTVITDSLLIVTPAAVLLIVGFLVVAYRDLLDLLLGVTALAMAVIWTFGFLGLAGIPFNQIMISVPPLLLAVGIDFGIHAINRYREDRATGLGIESAMQRATDQLLVAFFIVTGTTVIGFLSNLASDLPPIRDFGIVAGVGIVFTFFIFGIFLPAAKVWMDRRREGWPIPTFSQRPLGEEGSALGEVLSVGVFAARKTPVLLLVVALLFSAGAAGYATGVDTSFSQEDFLPPEEVSPLLKSLPEPFAPSDYGVVGTLNFLEDKFTSTQGGSVTIYLEGRMENDAALERIHRAGEDPPSEFVTDGNRRAESTSIVTIIREHAERDPEFQALVERNDRNDNGVPDDNLDTIYRELEASSSGDRASQYLADDRRSARIVYTVSADVSDQEAVAAAEEVSERFREDTTPTGQTVVFQAVSDLIFESAITSLALALGLTVVFLVVIYWVLEGLPSLGVANLAPIVVAVASVAGTMRLLGISFNAFTATILSLTIGLGIDYSVHVVHRFVDERRERALVPALRRTVIGTGGALLGSMATTAFGIGVLVLAVLSVLGQFGVLTAISIVYSFLASLLVLPSALVVWDRLVNGDPDVPMGYPAADSTAESTSTGRIDDADTAEGGTL
- a CDS encoding DUF7344 domain-containing protein translates to MLQEADAPLDIGTLSTRIAARENDVDPAAVTHRQRKSVYTSLHQNHLPKLADTGFVAAEREWVDIRLTDRADVLESHLRPTDQSPRSYWPVALATGICTTAAVALFPGSTLPGVAGAVLATLSVTLVCLVAF
- a CDS encoding TrmB family transcriptional regulator; amino-acid sequence: MNPADAADVSDVSEHDAVAALERLGLSNYAARVFVALQRLGVGTARQIHEDTEVPRSQVYGAAEELTDLGLVELQQSTPKRYRPVDLDTARRQLAEALKSEADRAFSFLRAQRSARSERETRDDVWTTRGREPINGRVTELARQATDTVLFAAPDPAFVPDDLIAVLEARVDDGVSVRVVSESPAVRETFSDVAGVEVDAAMDSQPMEYTGRVLLVDDRAVLLSAVSPTEAAEETAIWSADTAMADILVRAIAGNIDSFVRDGDAPA
- a CDS encoding acylphosphatase produces the protein MSDDRIRAHVFVSGTVQGVYYRASTRDAARDRDVDGWVRNLDDGRVEAVFEGPEPAVEELIEWCHTGSPAASVEDVDVTYEEPEAESGFEVRW